The following nucleotide sequence is from Bacteroidia bacterium.
TCCGTAGAAACCATGATGCAGTGCAAAAACTAAAAAAAGAATGTTAAATGCTTTCCATAAAATTGCATAATTTGGGTCTTTAAGTCTTAACATAACCCTATCATAAGGAGTGATTTTGCTTTCATCAGGGTAACCCAAAGTGTTTTCTTTCATACCCTGATGTACATTCTCAATCTCTGCGCTACTAATGGACTTATGTCCTACAGACTGTGTAGTACTATTGTAGTGCTGTATCCAAAAATGAGTGGCTAAGAAAAATATCAATAAAGTTCCTGATATTCTGTGAAAAAACCAATTGAATGCATTAGACTTAGAAGATTGTCCATATTGATAATTTGCCATATTTTTTCTCCTTTCTTTTCATTTTTAACCTACTATTGCCATCAAGCTAGGATATCCTCCTATAATAACGATAAGAATTGCTAACCCTGCTGCTATGTACCACATTCTTTTTTGCTTATTTGACCAACCTAATAAATCTACTAACACAATTCTAAACCCATTGAAAGCATGGTAAGCACAAGCAGCTAAAAGTAGAATTTCTCCAACTTTGAATATAGGAAGATGATATTTTGCAATCAGATGATTGAACTGTTCAGGACCTTGAGCTAAGGCTTTTAGTCCCCAAACATGTAAAATTAAATATATCACGATAGCAATTCCCGTTAAACGGTGAAGTATCCATGCTATCATGTGCGGACTAAGCTTATATTTTACTCTTTGCATATCTGGTATTAAAATTTCGGCTGTAAAACTACGATACTTATTGATAAATTCAAACTTATGAAGCACACAAATACATTAATTTTTGAAATTAGTATTACAAGCTCGCTGACATTAGCAAATATGAAATCTTTTTGATAGAGGAATTGCTGTTTGTTTAGTAATTTACAATTAAACCAATCAAATCTTAAATAATCTTA
It contains:
- a CDS encoding succinate dehydrogenase hydrophobic membrane anchor subunit produces the protein MANYQYGQSSKSNAFNWFFHRISGTLLIFFLATHFWIQHYNSTTQSVGHKSISSAEIENVHQGMKENTLGYPDESKITPYDRVMLRLKDPNYAILWKAFNILFLVFALHHGFYGLNNIISDYVRNGTARAIAITACWLVAAGLFVIGTYSTIVAGLDLGQAAVAWLP
- the sdhC gene encoding succinate dehydrogenase, cytochrome b556 subunit; the encoded protein is MLHKFEFINKYRSFTAEILIPDMQRVKYKLSPHMIAWILHRLTGIAIVIYLILHVWGLKALAQGPEQFNHLIAKYHLPIFKVGEILLLAACAYHAFNGFRIVLVDLLGWSNKQKRMWYIAAGLAILIVIIGGYPSLMAIVG